Within Conger conger chromosome 3, fConCon1.1, whole genome shotgun sequence, the genomic segment ACGGGAAGAAATGGTGGATTCACCAAGCTTTGACTTGTATTAAAACGAATGCGTTTTCGGCCATTTCGGACACTGTTTAAACATGCCCCAGAGGTGTTTAAACTTGCCCCGTAGTCCGGGCATGTTGCAACAGTTTCACTCCCGCTGCTTTCGATTGAACTGTAATAGCCCTCGAGCTGTACCGATGGTCTAcagtcatagcaaagacatgtatcGTCGTTCtggatttaaaatattttctctaatatgtgtatatattttgtaattaaGCGGAACCCTAAAAGGGTTTGGTCGTCTCCCCTAGTCATCAGCCTCTATATCTATATCCATTATTATTCGTTGACGCATCGTTATTCTTTATTTCactatatacaaataaatatacatgtattttattCCCAATATGTTCCCAATAATTTGCCCTTTGTCATTCAACATTTTACTTATTGGGCATACAGTTTGGTTCAAACTGACACgacactattttttttttaaacagaggtCTTCTCACAACACGAACCAGTAGAAGAAGAGAAGAGCGAAGACTCGCGCCCgacacagaggaagaggaggaagccgCGCGTGCTCTTCTCCCAGGCTCAGGTGTACGAGCTGGAACGCAGGTTCAAACAGCAGAAATACCTGTCCGCGCCCGAGAGAGACCACCTGGCCAGCGTGCTCAAACTGACGTCGACCCAGGTGAAGATCTGGTTCCAGAACCGGCGGTACAAGTGCAAGCGGCAGCGCCAAGACCAGACGCTGGAGATGGTGGGCATCCCTCCACCGAGACGCATCTCGGTCCCGGTTCTGGTTCGGGACGGGAAGCCGTGCTTGGGAGACACGTCCACATACAGCACTTCATATAATGTGGGCATCAACCATTACACTTATAACACATATCCGGCCTTCAGCAACTACCCGAGTCCTGGCTGCAGCACAAACTACGCCTGTAGCTACCCGGGAGCCACCATGCAAACCATCCAGTCCCCCTCAGCCGGCGGAAACTACGTGAACTTCGGCGTTGGGGATCTGGGCAACGTCCAGACCCAGTTTCAGCCCAGCAACGGAGTGCCGTCGCTTCACGGAATTCGAGCTTGGTGAAAAGTGAACAGACCGAACAGCCGCGTACGCGTAGGCCTGGACGCCAGCAGCCTCAGTACGAAATTAGCTTGAATTTGGCGGCATTCTGTACGAACCGCTCTGTGCCAAAGCGACCCGGCGACAGTAAACTTCCCAAGGACAGGACATAATGCATGATGCACCATCCTTCTAAAGAATAACACTTCTCAGAAGTGTCAAATCGAGCTTACGGCGCAATCGCCGGATGCTCCCTTCAGAAAGAACATGCTACAGGGGACAATCTATCAAAccaaaggaaacatacaactgcTTTTGTGTTTGACGTTATTTTTGATAAGTTGTTCACACATATGTCTACCTGTTTTGTGCACTTTGAGCAGAATTGTGGCACAGCATTTTTTCGCGATAAAACGACAGGCTACATGTCATTTTACGATAGCTTTCTTTTTAATATTAGACATGTTCTTATCCATTATCACCTTTCTGACTTGTAGTCTATGCCGTGCGTGATATACTTATATGAAGTTGCCTTGAGTTGCTTACCATACAATTTGTATTAGTCGTGGTTTATTTGAAGGGCCACGCATACATGGTTTGAAAGAATAAATCATGGAGCAAGAACTCATTTCCccatattattcataataagAAGCTCCTTCGATTTTCTAGTAATATTTTAATGGCGTATTAATCTTGCAAGCAATGTGGATCGCAATATTTATCATAGGCCCACGTCAACATGTATTGTGCCATTAtaatgctttataaataaagatacATAAAGTAACAGTCTTGCCAAAGATCGTAACATcgtaaaataacaaaattaatcATATTCATATTGACTGTAAATAAAGTCTGACgtgtgaaaatgtacaaatcctTTTccttgtaaaatgaaaaatatcaaaACGGTCAAGAACAAGGGGGTAGCATTTAATCTGAACTCACTGCATAAATACTACGGTTCtacaaaaaactgtgaacaTTACAGAAAATATCGCCGAACGACAATTTAAAATGTCATCATTCACACGACGCTGGCTCATCTGACAGTTTGGTTAAACACAGCATTAATCTTTTACATCTAATGTTTAATTTTTTCCTAAACATCAGAGTACTGCTCAGATATAAATGCGAATTACATTTGTGCTTTTAGGAAATGTTGTCAAATTTCAAGTATTTAGTACAATCTTCAGAAAACAAGAACTATAAAAAATACTATTACGGTATTGGATTTCCTATCGGAATGCAGGTATTATTCATAGCCACGGCTGTGAGAGTTTTGCCAACAGGGAGCCACGGGTTTTAAGCAAGAGTAAGCAGATCCAACATAAACTGGGAGAAAATACATTCTGGAACACAATTAAAATCACAAGTGTCAGTAATATAATGTTTTAGTATACCTTTTAGTTTTGGTCACATTACCAACTCGATTCCAAAGTTAttctaacaaaaaaaatatatataaataataataataattaaaaaataattctcaataaatttataaaataataaaataaattgagtgTAAAAGATAATTTTCCCAAGGCCAAAACAATCTTCTGAGGTGAACTCTCAGTTCATGATGAAGTAATACAGGAAGCCAATTTCGttagaaaatatacaattcaattGGACCTGTTATTTCCATATCGGAAACAACCGCGCAGCCTGTGGGGTATTCTAACAAAACGAGAATCAGGTCCCTGCACTCATCGACCACGTGCACACCCGCAAAATGCACGCTCCATTGAGGTATTACCCAATTGTCAAGAAGGGCTCATACTGTTAGTGCTGAATTGACAATACATTTGCCACGTACAGGGCGTTCATGTCAAACTTAATTGTTTTATCAATTCTATGATAGCGGTTTTGTCGCACTAGGAGTTGTTCACCTCATATTTAGGGGCTTAGGACTTATATTTCACATTTGCTTCCCGTCTGTTACTCTGAAAAGCGAAATAGGAATAAAATTCAATTGAATCGAATCATCCCAGGCAGCCTAGGATAAATGTCATATCTAATCAGTTCAACTGATTTATAGAATTTATAAAATTTTCTGTAGGCacttggaaaaaaacaaaacaatgaaagaggACTTTTTATCTGAAATAGCCCAGGTCATCCACGCCGtgaacaaataattattatCGGCTAAAACGGCCACTAGAAATGCATATTCTACATCGCAAATATTACAATTATACAAGACATTTTATTCCGTATGTCAAGTAAAGCAGTTAAATTAGTGGTAATTTTTAGCGAACAGTTTATAATTTAACCGTATACATATATCTTCATTATGTAGAGTCCAGTGCGCAATTCATTAGGCAATTGTGATTCCTTTCAGTCTATTTTACATGTGGAAAACGTATGGAACGCGTTGCCGTTTCCTTCAGATACATTAAGAACAATGAGCCAAAACCCAcaataaataagaaaacaaaacatgtcttGAAGTCTGAAGAAAATATTCTGCTTAATCAAATCAAGTTAATTCTGTCgctatttaaaatggaacaaatTGTTGTAGCGTAAACTCAATTTCAGCTCAAATGACTAAAGAAAACGTGTCCAgcaacacaactgtatataaaTAGCCTTAAACTATTCATAAGCAGTTGTCAACTATGTCAATCAGGCGGATTTTTCCGTTTTGCATTTATCGCCAGTGTCAGTAAAACTTGACACAGAGTAAAGATTTTAATCATACAGGCTTCATCTTTGTAGGTATCCACGTTAAATATTCCTGTAAACTCACGGTATGACCTCTGAGAGATGTCCCGCTATGTTTACCGTCAGGTTAAACTACTCAAGTGGCTCTTACTGCGCTTCATTTAAACCGCGAGACTGAGACACGAAAGGTTGTAAAACGTTACAAAATTTGTCTTGCCACAACAACGCCACCTTGACATTGGGACGAAGCCCGACAGGACTTCGTCACGCGATGTCCACAATTCTGAAACTTCATAAGTGAACAAGTGAACCTATTTACGGATCGAATTGGCCAAATTCTCGCTCCCACGATACGTGCCTGGCCGGCGACATATCCCCCGAGCCGAGCGGAAAAGGAAACCCAAAGCTGGCGATAATTGACCAATGACAGCCTTTAAAAAGGCCGTGACCTTTCAGATGTTCCAGTTGCTTATACGAAGTTGATTTGACAGCCCGTCAGACACAGAGCGGGGACTTAACGTCGAGCACTCTTCAGGGGGAAGCCTTGCCGATGTTTGCTCCGGGTAATAGCGTTCATCGGTCTATCAATCACCCGTTTAAAACCCATCTCTCCGGGGTTGGGCTGTTACTGCGTCTTAAGTGTGGCGGACTGAACCTGAACAGCGCACTTGAAGGACGTTCTGCCAGGCGATGGGTgtaaagaccagagagctgtgtAAACCCTTCCCGACCGTTAAACTGGGTCTCCCGGACGTGTAAAACTGAGCCTAGCCAGAGTCAGAGCAACCTTGCTGAGAAGGACACAGATAAATAAGGTGTCGCTGTCAGGCAGTGGAACGGACACCTCGTTCAGGTTAGCCCAACAGAAGCTGCAGCAGGAGCCAGACGGgacaataaaacacacagcatgcacacagatCAGCACATAAACTCtgtcaaacacagagcctggagGCACATTACTGCAGAGAAGCAGATCTGCCTCATATGTAAAGACTCCACATTAAGAGATGGCCACACAggtgctgctgggtggctcatttggATAAGGCACCTCACAGGGAGAACCCCAGCACCTCGCAGGGAGAACCCCAGCACCCCGCAGGGAGAACCCCAGCACCCCGCAGGGAGAACCCCAGCACCCCGCAGGGAGAACCCCAGCACCTGTgagagcagcctgtagcgtagtggttaaggtgcatgactgggacccgcaaggtcggtggttcaatgtAGCcgcagagagcgagagagcgagcgagagagagagagcgagagagcgagcgagagagcgagagagcgagagagaggggggagagagagagagagagagagagagaggggggaagagagagagagaggggggggagagagaggggaaagagagagagggggggagagagaggggaaagagagcgagggggggaagagagagagaggggaaagagagagagagagcgagagagagaggggaaagagagagagagagaggggagagagagagggggggagagagagagagagagagagggggggggagagagagagagagagagagatagaggccGTATCGCTATGGTCACAACCCTGCGCTTGCTGGGTGTTGACAGGAACAGGGCAGATAATGTGGACAGCCCCGTCCCAAAATACCACCCTGTTCCTCGGGGGGGGGTCTTATCTGAGGAAAGGCAGGGGCACATGCCTCTGTATCACAGCAACACGCTTCATGCCAAAGCTGCTTACCACTCACACCGTCCCTCTGGACCCGAATGTGGAAATAAAGCATCCAATTCAACagtatattttcttttaaaaatatttttatccgattttttcccttttttctcccaatttggtagccaattggaccccgtttAGCATAAACAGGGAGTTCaccccaaccacacacagcaaAGATACCCGTCTGTACCCACACAGACCCGTCAGTACCCACAGAGACCCGTCTGTAGCCACAGAGACCCGTCTGTAccgacagagacacagggacccGTCTGTACCCACAccctcagaaaaaaaggaacagtggaggcacatttctgtaccctgaaagtacataCAGTAATGTCCTCTTTAGGTACAAATTAGAACATTTCCCAAGTAAAAAAAGTTAGAAATTAAttgtatattgctggctaggggtacaattttatataCCTACAGGGTACTGCGACTCTTTTATCCGAACAGATCGTAGCGATATTTCGGAGAGCATCAGGCTCTGACCAGACTCCAGACTGCAGGTGTGGAGTGTCATGGCACACCGATGATCAAATGGAAACCAGGAGCAGTGAACCGCAGCAGGGCACGTGAAATTCACACCAGCCAGCACCGCGGGACCATAGACACTTTATTACAGATACAGAGCCACTTTCTGTCACAGCTATTTCCTGTCAAATGAGATGAGGCTAATCACCGATAACATCACAGGctaataaaaaatgacaaatatgcGCACgttctgaataaataaataaataaaaagggctGAATTAAGACAGATTACCAGAACTTTGTGCAAGTAACACTTACGACAACAGCAAGTTGGCCTGTATCGTTTCCATAAAATACTATCAGTACAAATGACTTTAGAAAATGCATAGTTACCTTatagaaataatatttaaatatagaaACAACACCCTTCCAATGGAAACAGAAAATCGAATGTATAACATTATACATACAtctgaataaataacaaataaataacatcaaaATCCCGCGAAGTTACAACTAAAGACACAGTTCAGAAGAAACACAGGCACTATTCCAGCCTGGCACTCACTTTCGCTACTTCCTGTAACTGTGGTCCCCTTacggttccctcactacgagcacctggcggtcgagctgcacgttcacgcctgttttccgttctggttcctcagtggtggaatgacttgcctaccactgtcaggacagcagaatccctccccctacttcgacacagactcaaaacccaccttttcaaactctaccttagtcctccctccctttttttcttttctttttctaaattgcacttacgatgactactGTCCTTTTTGTTGCGAACAGCTGTTCGAGCGTGTGTTGCTAGactggatttgatgctttttacTTGCAgcagaacctatgcacttgtaacaaactttggattaaaagagcctgccaaatgacaaaaatgtaaatgtaaaaatgttactttttacaGTTCATCCTGCCATTAcaaacctcatcttcctcaGTTGAAGATCAGAAGCTGAGCGTGGAGGTTTGTACGTGGTAACAGAAATCTAACACATAACAGTGCCCGAGCTATGAGAGAGAGTGGTACACAATGACTGGGCCTGGCGCTTGACGGACATGGAGCTGAACCAATCAGCCGTCACCCAGCATTGTCTCTGTTAaagagaggggcggggcttacTGTCACGCCCTCCAcataaccagccaatcacaggccagtgctgccctgaacacagacactggCCTGATGGGCAGGctggttttgggttttgggttttgggttttgggttttgggttttgggttttgggttttgggttttgggttttggcTGGGAGCCTCGGGGGGAGTGAATGAAGCCCTGTGGAGGCCGGTCCTCACAGCACAGGGTGAATAACACAGTTCAGGGTCAGCTTTGTACAGAAACCACAACATACTCACGacaaacaggccattcagcccagcaatgctcgccttgtcttaccactaaagtgtaccgaatgcttagtttacccgaaagctagatagtatctagcaccgtatcaagcctggtgttgaaaacccccagtgtttctgcctccattacatgtcctggcaagctattccacacagtgaccactctctgcgTGGGAAAAacactgtctgtgtggagtgaagACATCACAAAGCAGCAGAGATGACAAAGTGGCCCTTTTAGCATTCAGCAAGCATCAGTTCAAAAgcagaataaaatgtataaaataagtACATTTTGAACTTATAATGTCaaacttttaaaaacataattatgaattatgcagCAAATATAACAAAGTTGGAAGCTAGCTACAGTATCTGGGTGTGTTTCTCGTCTGTGTGGAAGTGTACGGTCATTTGTCAGGACCCAATGGCAATCACATGACCTGATGAATCAAGTACCATATGCATCTACgtattgtgtttttaaatattgaattgCATTTAGTGCATTGTTGTAAAAGAGcttgctcagtcaacctacccctgcataaataaacataataataaaataaaataaatacatttttcactcaaaaactCAAAgtgctgcattacattacattacattaatggcatttggcagacgctcttatccagagcgacgtacaacaaagtgcatacccataaccagggataagtgcgctgaaagaccctagagggaagtacaatttcaactgctacctgtacaacaaagataccCTGCAACTGCTATGATATTTACTTCCTGGAGAAGCTCCAATGACCCTCAGGTCTCACCCTTCcactctctgattggctgagaggttAAAGGGCTAACGTACCATAACCAATCAGCCTCCAGACCTGCTACACTTCCTGAGCCAAACCCCTCCCACCTGCAGTCAGTAATATGATCTCGGGGGGGTAAGACGGCACCTGAGGAATACGGCCAATGAAAGAGCAAACGCAGGCAATGCCAAATCACCCCACACAACAGAGAACCTCCCGGAAGCCACTGTGAAGATGGACGCTGGGCAGAGAACAGCCTGAAGAACATCCCTGAAGAACACACAAATGGATCTCTTAAAAGCCT encodes:
- the nkx2.5 gene encoding homeobox protein Nkx-2.5 is translated as MFPNPLTSTPFSVKDILNLEQNQAEMASLEISPRLDTAMPASSCMLAKFKQEPFLEMPPGTSLFGDQDVQELKANKTPTLNFTAAFYGKNFLEMDMKDKADSGFEEKQRKGDACFVFSQHEPVEEEKSEDSRPTQRKRRKPRVLFSQAQVYELERRFKQQKYLSAPERDHLASVLKLTSTQVKIWFQNRRYKCKRQRQDQTLEMVGIPPPRRISVPVLVRDGKPCLGDTSTYSTSYNVGINHYTYNTYPAFSNYPSPGCSTNYACSYPGATMQTIQSPSAGGNYVNFGVGDLGNVQTQFQPSNGVPSLHGIRAW